In Culicoidibacter larvae, the genomic stretch GTACAAGCAACTAAAGGCGTATATGATGTTGTTTTTGCGACTGCCAAAGGAACGGATATTACAGTGAAGGCGATTGTTGATTATATTAATGTGCCAATTGTTAATGATAACGAAATGATTATTGCTGATAACTTTAGTTTGACATTAGAAGCAGCTGACAATTTAACCGAAAATCAAGCAATTGACTTTGCTAAAGCGTATGCGTGGCAAATATCTGATGGAAGCCAAGTTACTATTACAACAGTAGATATTTCGCAGGTAAAACCACTTCAAGGTTATTATCCAGTTACTTTTACAACTGCCAAAGGAACAACTATTACCGTCCAAGCAGTAGTTGGAGAAAACTTGATTTATTATAATATTCAAGGAAATGATTTGACAATTACTTTAAGTGAATTGCAAAAACAAATTGTCAATGGAACTCTAGAAGCATATGTTTTAGAACATTCTAATGCAGTGGGAGCAAAAACAGATATTAGTGGTACATATGCGATGCCAGTATCTGCAGATGTTACACAATTAGGATTGACTAATAATATTGCAAGTATTCCAGTTGAATTGAATATTAATCATGCGGCAGCAGGTGCTAGTGCAGTAGCAGCAGTAGAAGAAACAGAAAAAGAAATAATAGAAACGAATGCAACTGTTATTGTTCACGTCATTGATGATGCAGATTTACCTTCAACAGGGACAAGTGAATTAGAATTTTTAGCAATTGGTGTTGTACTACTTACATTATCTGGTGTAGTAATTATAAGACGTAAAAAATAAGTTCAATACTTTTTATAAGAATTGATAAAAGCACCTTTCGAGGTGCTTTTTTAATATTGAATTGGTTCGTAAATGCTTGGCAAGAGATGGGTTTTGCGGTAAAATAGCTAGGTAGAAATTTGAATAATGAGGTGGCTTTGAATGGCTGGTTTGAATCCGAAAGTGGATGTGTATATGAGTAAGTTAAAGATGTGGCAGGATGAGACTGAAGCTTTGCGTTCGGTGATGCTGAGCACCGGGCTTGATGAGGAGTTGAAATGGGGGAAGCCCTGCTACGCTCATGAAGGGAAAAATATTGCCTTGATTCAGGGCTTCAAGTCTTATTTTGCCTTGCTCTTTATGAAGGGCGGATTAATGATTGATCCGGATAATGTGTTGGTGAATGTTGGTGAGAATTCTGAAGCGGCGAAACAGATGCGGTTTACTGATGTTGATGATATTCTGGCGAAGCAGGATATTATTAAGAAGTATGTTGAGCAGGCTGTTGCTGTTGAAGTTTCCGGAGCGAAGCGGGAAGCGAAAGCGCCGCAAGAGTTGGTGGTGCCGGAGGAGTTGACGGCGAAGTTTGAGCAGGATCCGATTTTTAGGACGGCATTCGAGGCGTTGACACCAGGACGGCAGAAGGCATATATTATGCATTTTGAGCAGGCGAAGCAGTCGGCAACGCGAACGGCACGGATTGAGAAGTATACTCATAAGATTCTTGAGGGCAAAGGGATGATGGATTAATTTTTTTATAAAAGATAAAAGCGAGTAGTCGGTGCGACTACTCGCTTTTCAATTTTAACCCAGGGTTGGGTGGTGTGATTGATGATTTTCATTTTGATATAATAAATGAAAGTAAAGTGATTGGAAAAAGTTTAATAGTTTAAAAATGTATTGTGAAAAATAGCGCTTAGTAGTATAATAAAATGTAGAATATGGGAAAACAAGTAAAAATAAGGGATTGATAGTGAATAACTTGATAGGATGAAAGGTGTTGGATTCGAGTAAAGTTATAACGGAGGAAAAGGATAAATGAAGAAACTTAAAGTTTTGTTGAGTGTGCTTACAATTGCAGCATTAAGCGGCAGTGTAGCACCGACAGTTTTTGCTGAGGACACAGGTACAGAAACAAGTGGGGAAAATGTAAATGTTTCTGATGAAAATACTTTGGATGAGAGCGCTTCTAATGAAGCGGCGGGAACTGCAAATAACGCAGTAACTGAAGAGAAAAATGAAGAAGATAATAAAGTATCAGTATTTGCATCTGGTGATGAAGTAACTATTTCGGATCCAGCATTGAAAGCGGCGTTGAACGGTTTAGTGAGTAGCAGCCGTAATGCTGATGATATATTGACTCAAGGAGATTTAGCTTCTATTAGCGGCAGCATTAGCTTAGCTAGTCTGGGAATTGAAGATATCACAGGGATTGAGTATTTAGTAAATGTGACTAAGATTGATTTACGCGATAATATTATTCAGGATATTACTCCATTAGCATCAATGACACAATTGACTAAAATCAATGTTACCCAAAATATAATTACTGATTTTCGGCCGTTGCAAGGGTTAACAAATTTAACCGTCATGGCAATTACCGATCAGTATATGTATTATCAAATTTCGGATTTTGATGGTACGGCAATCAATGAATTTATTGCGCCGGATGGAACACCAATGACAGTTGTGGCTGTAAGTCATGATGGCAATTATGATGCTGCAAGCAATACAATTTCATGGACCGGACTGGAAAACACTAGTTCAGTTGAGTACTTGGTTTCGCATCGGGTAACATTAAATGGTATTAATACTATCTTTAATGGTGCGCAAGAAATCAGATATACAACTTTTGTTAATCAAAATGCAGTTGAACCGACAAATTCAGCAAGCAGCACTTCAACAGGAACAACAAGCAGTACATTACCTAATACTGGTGAAAACAGTGTTGAGTTTGCTTTAGCTGGTGCAGCTGTAACAGCTATTGCAACAGTCATTTTAGTGCGTAGAAAAAAATAGACAAATATATATAATAAAACAACTTAAGCGTCAAGGCATTTTTTATTGAATAAGCTATTTTCATTCAATCACTTAAAGCGCTTTGAACCATATTTGGCAGAGGGCAAGGACGAGAGCATCGTTCCTTGCCTTTTTGCTTGGTTCTGGGTATAATTGAGATAGAAATTGACTGGAGGCGGAAGCAATGGCGATTACAACTGCATTATGGATTGCTTTAATTATGATTGGTGGTGCTATTGTTTTGATGGCGATTATTCTAGTCATCTTTACGATTTATATTATGCTGGCTAAGGGTACACCTGATAAGAAGTTGCCGCAAAAACCGGAGAATTCTTTGTAAAAACACGCGATTTCAATAATTGCGTGTTTTTTTAGTTTTTCCCTTGACTCTGACCTTAGGACGGGGGTTATAGTGAGGATAGAAAGGATGTGCAGGTTTATGTATACGGTAAAACAGATGGCCGAACTTTCATCGGTGAGTGTTAAGACGTTGTATCATTATCAGAAGGTTGGTATTTTGATGCCGGCGCAAATTGATGAGAATGGTTATCGTTATTATGATGACGAGCAGATTAAGACTTTGCAGAAAATTTTGTTTTATAAGGAGCTAGGATTTTCGTTGGAGAAAATTCGTGAGATGCAGCAAGAGGGTTTGAGCCCGGTTGCTGAGTTGAAGCGGCAGCGGGAGCTGTTGCAGGCGCAGCGGGTGAAGTTGACTGAGGTGCTGAAGACGATTGATAAGACTATCAAGAGTGAGGAGCAGCACAAGGACTTGGCTCCGCGCGAGTATTTTGTGGGCTTGAAGAAGGATGAGCGTGCTAATGCAGTGATGTTGCGGGTGCTGAATACCGGTGGTATGTGGTGTGATTTCGTTTTTGGTGAACGTCCTTTGGCTTCGTCGCAATTTGGTTTACAGGCAACGGCAGCTTGTGTGTTAGGTGACGATGAGTTATCTTTTTATGGCTATCCGGTTATTGGCAAGAAACAGTTTGAGCATCCATTTTTACGGGTTGCTTATACTGATATTCAATCAATTGAGCTGAGTGTTCGTCGCGGACTTTCCGGTTCATTGATTAAAAATTATTCGATGATGGTAAAGATTCGTTTTGATGATTATGAAATTGTTTTGCGGGATGGCAATACTGCAGTCAGCAAGGAATTTTATAAATTAGCAGCAAAGTATGATTTTCTCTTGAGTGATCCTCAGCAATTAATTGATGCCGCGGATATTATGGATAGAGATCAGTTATATGCATTTTTTGAGCATTTGTATGCAGAAAGTGATTTGGATAGCTAGGGAGAATTTGGCAAACCCAGCCGGCATGAAGCCGGCTGGGTTTGTTTTTGGTCTTTTTCTTCATAATTTTCACCAAATGAACATGGATATTTGATGGAAAATTTTGTATAGTAATTGGGAACAATTTTGAAAGGATTTGATTCGTTATGGATAGAGCAAAAGTTGCTAAGAATGGAGTTTTGCTGAATACAGTTCTGATTGCAGTGGCTTTAATTATTTGGGGTGCATTTTTTGTGCTTAATAATTTTGGTTCGGCACAGATAACATTTTTTGTATGGATTGTTTATATGGTTGTGGCGGCAGTGTTGCTGGTGCTTTCAATTTTAACGTTTATTCAGTTACAAAAGAATAACATTAAGGGTGGCGCATTGTTACTGGCTTCGGCAATTGTAATGATGGTGTTTTCAGTTTTTGCCTTTGTTATTGGTTTAATTACTATTATTTTATCAGGATTATCAATGCGTAAAATTAAGGAATCTCAGCAAGAGATGGAATTTAAAGAAGAGTTGGCAGCTGAATAGCATGGATTTGCTAAATGTTGATCGCGGACAGATTGCCGAGCGCGGGATACGCTTGGCAATTTTTTGGCTGCTTACCAGCATAGCTGGTTTAATGAGCAGTTCAGTATTTTTGTTGTTGCTTTTTACCGGATATTTTTTAAAGAGTATCGCGGTAATGATGATCTTAATAGTGGTTTTATTGGCTGTGGTTATTGCAGTAGCTGCTTTGGTTAATAGAACAATGGTAAACCATAGTGAATTTGAGGTTGTTAAT encodes the following:
- a CDS encoding YdeI/OmpD-associated family protein, coding for MAGLNPKVDVYMSKLKMWQDETEALRSVMLSTGLDEELKWGKPCYAHEGKNIALIQGFKSYFALLFMKGGLMIDPDNVLVNVGENSEAAKQMRFTDVDDILAKQDIIKKYVEQAVAVEVSGAKREAKAPQELVVPEELTAKFEQDPIFRTAFEALTPGRQKAYIMHFEQAKQSATRTARIEKYTHKILEGKGMMD
- a CDS encoding leucine-rich repeat domain-containing protein, with amino-acid sequence MKKLKVLLSVLTIAALSGSVAPTVFAEDTGTETSGENVNVSDENTLDESASNEAAGTANNAVTEEKNEEDNKVSVFASGDEVTISDPALKAALNGLVSSSRNADDILTQGDLASISGSISLASLGIEDITGIEYLVNVTKIDLRDNIIQDITPLASMTQLTKINVTQNIITDFRPLQGLTNLTVMAITDQYMYYQISDFDGTAINEFIAPDGTPMTVVAVSHDGNYDAASNTISWTGLENTSSVEYLVSHRVTLNGINTIFNGAQEIRYTTFVNQNAVEPTNSASSTSTGTTSSTLPNTGENSVEFALAGAAVTAIATVILVRRKK
- a CDS encoding MerR family transcriptional regulator — protein: MYTVKQMAELSSVSVKTLYHYQKVGILMPAQIDENGYRYYDDEQIKTLQKILFYKELGFSLEKIREMQQEGLSPVAELKRQRELLQAQRVKLTEVLKTIDKTIKSEEQHKDLAPREYFVGLKKDERANAVMLRVLNTGGMWCDFVFGERPLASSQFGLQATAACVLGDDELSFYGYPVIGKKQFEHPFLRVAYTDIQSIELSVRRGLSGSLIKNYSMMVKIRFDDYEIVLRDGNTAVSKEFYKLAAKYDFLLSDPQQLIDAADIMDRDQLYAFFEHLYAESDLDS